Within Chelatococcus sp. HY11, the genomic segment GCCCTGCCGGAAATCGCCGAGCTCAACATCGGGCATTCCCTCATCTCGGATGCCATTTTCGTCGGCCTCGATCAGGCCATTCGGACCATGCGTGCGGCCATGGACGCGGCGCGTCCCGCGTCATGATCATCGGCATCGGCTCCGATCTCTGCGATATCGATCGTATCAGCCGTTCGCTTACGCGCTTCGGGGACCGCTTCACCCACCGTATCTTCACGGCGGGGGAACGGGCCAAGGCAGACGCGCGCAGGGCGCGCGCGCCGACCTACGCACGGCGCTTCGCCGCGAAGGAGGCCTGCGCGAAGGCACTCGGCACCGGGCTTTCGCGCGGTGTGTTCTGGCGGGATATGGAAGTGGTCAATCTGCCGAGCGGTCAACCGACCATGCGTCTGACCGGTGGCGCGGCGCAACGGCTGGCGGCTATGCTGCCACCCGGCCACGAGGCTTTCATCCACGTGTCGTTGACCGATGACCCGCCCATGGCCCAGGCTTTCGTCATCATCGAGGCGCGGCCCCGGTGAACTCTGGTCGGTCCGCGCAGGGTGCATGGCTGGAAACACCCCGGCGCCTTTCCCATATGCTCCAACCGGAGTACCGCAAAGCGGTTACAAGCAGGGCAGGACGAGCCCGGCCCTGCGCAAGGCACGTTTCGGGTGACACGTTGGCGTGATCAGATCTGCCCAAGCATATTTTCGCCGTGCGGCGAGACGTTGATGCGTCGCGTTGCGGGATCGGGAACAGTAAGGTAGACCACACGGCGTGCCGGCTCCGATCGGCGGAAAGGCCAGACATGGATCAGGGCACAGTGAAGCAAGCGGAAAACAAGCGGGCCGATGGCGGCATCTGGGATACCGTCAAGGTTATCGTGCAGGCCCTGCTCATCGCCCTGGTGGTCCGCACCTTCCTGTTTCAACCGTTCAATATTCCCTCGGGATCGCTCATCCCGACGCTTCTGATCGGCGATTACCTGTTCGTCTCGAAATACGCCTACGGCTATTCGCGCTATTCCTTCCCCTTCGGCCTGCCGCCTTTCTCCGGCCGGGTCTTCGGCTCCGAGCCGCAGCGGGGCGATGTCGCCGTCTTCAAGCTGCCGAAGGACAATTCGACGGATTACATCAAGCGCGTCATCGGCTTGCCGGGTGATACCGTCCAGATGATGTCCGGGCGGCTCTACATCAACGGGAAGATCGTGCCGCGCGAGCAGCTGCCGGATTATAAGTCCCAGGATCTCTGGGGACGCGAGGTATCGGTGCCTCGCTACATGGAGACACTGCCCAACGGTGTCAGCCATGTGGTTATCGAGCGCGAGGGTGATACCGGCTATTGGGACAACACCTACGCTTACAAGGTGCCGCCGGGCCATTATTTCATGATGGGCGACAACCGCGACAATTCCACGGATTCCCGTGACGAGAACGTCGTCGGCTTCGTTCCGTTCGAGAATTTCGTGGGGCGGGCCGAAGTCATCTTCTTCTCGGTGGAAGAGGGGGCTTCGGGATGGAAGTTCTGGGAGTGGCCCTGGACCGTCCGGTGGAGCCGGCTGTTCACGCCTGTGAAGTGATGAAGACGAAGAACTCAGGTCTGCGCGCCATCGAGGATCGCATCGGCTATCGGTTTGGCCGTAGCGATCTCCTGGTCCAGGCCTTGACCCATATCAGCGCCGTGCCGTCCGACAAGGCGCAGACTTATCAGCGGCTCGAGTTTCTCGGCGACCGGGTGCTCGGTCTCGCTGTCTCGGACATGCTATTCCGTGCCTTTCCGGATGCGGAGGAGGGCGAGCTCTCGCGCCGTCTGGCCGAGCTCGTCCGTCGTGAGAGCTGCGCCGAGGTCGCGGCCACCTGGGGCGTGAGCGACCATGTGCGGCTCGGTGATGGCGAGATTGCCGCCGGCGCGCAGCAGAACGCGGCCATCCTCGCCGATATCTGCGAGGCGATCGTCGGCGCGGCCTTCGTCGATGGCGGCGCGGCGGCAGCGCAGGGCATCGTGGAGCGCGCCTTCGGCGAGCGACTGCACGCGCCGCGCCGACCCCTGCGCGACGCCAAGACCGCCTTGCAGGAATGGGCGCAAGGGCGCGGACTGCCAACCCCGAGCTATATCGTTGCCAGCCGGTCCGGACCGGATCATGCTCCGCACTTCCGCATCGCGGTCATGGTGCGTGGCATGGCGCCGGCCGAAGGCGCGGGCACCTCGAAACGCGTGGCCGAGCAGGCCGCGGCACGGGAGTTTCTCGTGCGTGAACAGATCTGGACGGCTGATGGTACCTGAGAACGAGAGCGGCGCGGTGAACGATGGCCCGGACGACACGGGACAGGAGGCAACGCGCTGCGGCTTCGTCGCCCTCATCGGTTCGCCCAATTCGGGCAAGTCGACGTTGATCAATCAACTGGTTGGCGCCAAGGTGTCGATCGTCTCGCGGAAGGTGCAGACGACACGCGCGCTGGTGCGTGGCATCACCATCGACGATGCCGCGCAGCTCATTTTTGTCGACACGCCCGGCATCTTCAAGCCAAAGCGCCGCCTCGACCGCGCGATGGTGACCTCCGCCTGGGGCGGGGCGGGCGATGCGGACGTGGTTGCCCTTCTCCTCGACGCGCGCAAGGGCCTTGATCAGGAGAGCACCGCCATCCTCGGCAAGTTGCCTGAGCTGCGGCAACCGAAGATCCTGATCCTCAACAAGATCGATCTCGTTCCACGGACATCGCTGCTCGAACTGGCGGCGGACCTCAACGCCAAGGTCCCCTTCGACGAGACTTTCATGATCTCGGCGCTGACAGGTGACGGCGTCGCGCATCTCCGGGAAAGCCTCGGCAGGCGGATGCCGACCGGTCCGTGGCTCTATCCGGACGACCAGATCTCGGATGCGCCGCTCAGGATGCTCGCCGCCGAGATCACACGCGAGAAGCTGTTCGAGCGCCTGCACGATGAACTACCCTACGCGGTCACCGTCGAGACCGACCAGTGGAAGGTGCAGAAGGACGGCTCCGTCCGCATCGAGCAGACTGTCTTCGTGGAACGGGAAAGCCAGCGCAAGATCGTGCTCGGCAAGGGCGGCCAGACCATCAAGGCCATCGGTTCTGCGGCGCGCCACGACATCACCGAGGCGGCCGAAACCAATGTGCATCTCTTCCTGTTCGTGAAGGTGCGCGAGAATTGGGGCGATGACCCCGAGCGCTACCGCGAGATGGGGCTGGAATTTCCCAAGGGGTAACCAGTGGCCGGGCGGCCTCGGCAAGAGCATTTTTGGGCGGCCCTGCCTTCGGCGAGATGCTTTAGGTCAATCGACATTCGGCATTCTCGGCCGTCATGGCCGGGCTTGTCCCGGCCATCCCGATGAATCGAGATGCCTTTCCTATCGGGATCACCGGGACAAGCCCGGTGATGACGGTGGTATCGCTTGGGCAATGCTCGAATGTCGATTGCCCTTAGGACGAGCCGGGGATCCGGTAGTGGTAGCGATAGGCCTCGCGGAAGCCGATGCGATCATACAGGCGGCGCGCGCCATCATTTTCCGCGCGGACCTGCAGATAGGCGTGGTCGGCGCCAGCTTGGCGTCCCCGTGCCACCAAGGCCGCGACCAGCGCGCGACCATGCCCCCGCCCACGATGCGCGGGGGCCACGACGATATCGAACAGTCCCACCGCCGCGCGCTCATGGACCGCCAGCCCGAAGCCAATGGGCTCGCCACGATCACGCAGGGTCGCGAAGGCGGCCGGCATGGCGATGGATTCAAGAATGCCGTCATGGCTTCGCCGTCGCGACGCGGACACCTCGTTCGCCGTGGCGAAACCGGCAAGCCAAGCGGCGGACGGCTTCGTGGTGATCTCGACGGGGCCGTCGGGAGCGCCGAGGCGGATGCAGCTCGCGGGCGCCCCATCAAGCGGCATCCGCAAGACGATCGACGGATCGAAATGACGATAACCCGCCGCCTCCAGTTGCCTGTCGGCCTCGGGCGGCGCGAGCGGTGACAGACGGAACACCGCAGGCAGCCCATGCCGGCCGTAGACGGCTTCGGCTGCCGCCAGCACGCCCGCGAAGGAAGCACCGGCGACGAGCGCATTGGCGGAATTGGCGCGCTTGGTATAGCCGTCGGTGAGACGGAACAGCCAGCCGCCCGAGATGACGGACTGGCGTGCCGGCCAGGCGTTGAAGGCGCGGTGCTCGAGCGCCTCGATGTCACGCGCGGTCAGCGTCACGGGTCGTTCCTGTGCCGGGTCACCTCGTCAGTTCAATCCGCCGCGCCGGTGGCGATCGGCAGATCCTCGCGGCTACCCCATTCCGACCAGGAGCCGTCATAGAGGCCCGCCACGGGCTTACCGGCGGTCTCCAGCGCGAGCGCCAGAACAGCCGCGGTGACGCCCGAGCCGCAGCTCGTGATCACCGGCTTATCGAGATCGACGCCCGCCTTGGCGAAGGTGGCGGTGATCGCCTCCGGGGTCTTGAGCCGGCCATTCTCGATGAGGTCGCCGAAGGGAACGTTGCGGGCTCCCGGCATGTGGCCGGCGCGCACGCCCGGGCGCGGCTCCGGCGCGTCGCCGCGGAAGCGGGCGGAGGCGCGGGCATCGACGACCTGGGCTGTCTTGTTGGTGAGGCTGCCAAGAACACGGGCGGCGTCCGCGACCTGGGCGGCGTCAAACGCGACGTTAAAGGTCGTGGCGTCGCGCTTGGCGGTCCCGGTTTCGAGCGGCCGGTTCTCCGCTTTCCATTGCGGCAGGCCACCATCGAGGACCGCGACCTTGTCCGCGCCGAAGACCTTCAGCGTCCAGCGCACGCGCGCGGCGGAGAAGAGGCCGGCGCCGTCATAGACGACGATGCGCGCCGTATCGGACACGCCGAGTGCCCCCATGGCCTTGGCGAAATTCTCGGGGCTCGGCAGCATATGCGGCAGGTTGGACGTGGTGTCGCTGATCGCATCCACATCGAAGCGGACAGCGCCGGGAATGTGGCCGGCCTGATATTCGGCATCCGCGTCGCGGCCCTCCGTCGGCAGATACCAGGAGCCGTCGATGACCACGAGATCGGCTGCGCCGAGGTTGTCGGCAAGCCATGCTGTGCTGACGAGAGCCGGAAAATCACTCACGAAACAATCTCCTGTGATGCAAGTCGCCGGTTGATCGCTCATCCGACGCGGGTGTCGGGGCATCCGTAGCACGGACCGCGCAGCGGCGGCCATGACGGGTTCCGGATTCGCCTTGCCGACGGATACCCAACGCGGTTCTCGTGCAAAAGTCTAACGCGCCAAGGCCAAGAGAGACCAAGGCTTCGGATTGTCGCAAAACTGAAATCGAAATAACGTCATGTCCAGAACCACGGAACTGTGGCGCGGCCGGCGGACATCCGCGTGGCCGATCTAAGGGAGACGAACATGACATTGCGCGGTTTCATTCCGGGCTTTGCGGCGGCGCTTGCGCTGACCGTATCGGCCCCAGCGCTCGCGGCCACCGAGATTTCCTGGTGGCATGCCATGACCGGCGCCAATAATGAGGTTGTCGAGACTCTCGCCAAGGAATTCAACGCAAGTCAGAGTGACTACAAGGTGGTGCCGGTCTTCAAAGGCACCTATCCCGAGACGCTGAACGCCGGTATCGCCGCCTTCCGCGCCAAGCAGCCGCCTCACATCATCCAAGTGTTTGACGTCGGCACCGGCGTCATGATGGGCGCCGAAGGCGCGGTCAAGCCGGTGGCGGAGGTGCTGAACGAAGGCGGCGCCAAGTTCGACAAGAGCCAGTATCTGCCGGGCATCGTCGCCTATTATTCGAAGCCCGACGGCACCATGCTGTCGTTCCCGTACAACTCCTCGTCGCCGATTCTCTATTACAACAAGGACGCCTTCCAGAAGGCGGGCCTTGACGTCAACGCGCCGCCGAAGACCTGGAATGACGTGTTCGAGGCCG encodes:
- the acpS gene encoding holo-ACP synthase, coding for MIIGIGSDLCDIDRISRSLTRFGDRFTHRIFTAGERAKADARRARAPTYARRFAAKEACAKALGTGLSRGVFWRDMEVVNLPSGQPTMRLTGGAAQRLAAMLPPGHEAFIHVSLTDDPPMAQAFVIIEARPR
- the lepB gene encoding signal peptidase I, coding for MDQGTVKQAENKRADGGIWDTVKVIVQALLIALVVRTFLFQPFNIPSGSLIPTLLIGDYLFVSKYAYGYSRYSFPFGLPPFSGRVFGSEPQRGDVAVFKLPKDNSTDYIKRVIGLPGDTVQMMSGRLYINGKIVPREQLPDYKSQDLWGREVSVPRYMETLPNGVSHVVIEREGDTGYWDNTYAYKVPPGHYFMMGDNRDNSTDSRDENVVGFVPFENFVGRAEVIFFSVEEGASGWKFWEWPWTVRWSRLFTPVK
- the rnc gene encoding ribonuclease III: MKTKNSGLRAIEDRIGYRFGRSDLLVQALTHISAVPSDKAQTYQRLEFLGDRVLGLAVSDMLFRAFPDAEEGELSRRLAELVRRESCAEVAATWGVSDHVRLGDGEIAAGAQQNAAILADICEAIVGAAFVDGGAAAAQGIVERAFGERLHAPRRPLRDAKTALQEWAQGRGLPTPSYIVASRSGPDHAPHFRIAVMVRGMAPAEGAGTSKRVAEQAAAREFLVREQIWTADGT
- the era gene encoding GTPase Era, whose translation is MVPENESGAVNDGPDDTGQEATRCGFVALIGSPNSGKSTLINQLVGAKVSIVSRKVQTTRALVRGITIDDAAQLIFVDTPGIFKPKRRLDRAMVTSAWGGAGDADVVALLLDARKGLDQESTAILGKLPELRQPKILILNKIDLVPRTSLLELAADLNAKVPFDETFMISALTGDGVAHLRESLGRRMPTGPWLYPDDQISDAPLRMLAAEITREKLFERLHDELPYAVTVETDQWKVQKDGSVRIEQTVFVERESQRKIVLGKGGQTIKAIGSAARHDITEAAETNVHLFLFVKVRENWGDDPERYREMGLEFPKG
- a CDS encoding GNAT family N-acetyltransferase, giving the protein MTLTARDIEALEHRAFNAWPARQSVISGGWLFRLTDGYTKRANSANALVAGASFAGVLAAAEAVYGRHGLPAVFRLSPLAPPEADRQLEAAGYRHFDPSIVLRMPLDGAPASCIRLGAPDGPVEITTKPSAAWLAGFATANEVSASRRRSHDGILESIAMPAAFATLRDRGEPIGFGLAVHERAAVGLFDIVVAPAHRGRGHGRALVAALVARGRQAGADHAYLQVRAENDGARRLYDRIGFREAYRYHYRIPGSS
- the sseA gene encoding 3-mercaptopyruvate sulfurtransferase is translated as MSDFPALVSTAWLADNLGAADLVVIDGSWYLPTEGRDADAEYQAGHIPGAVRFDVDAISDTTSNLPHMLPSPENFAKAMGALGVSDTARIVVYDGAGLFSAARVRWTLKVFGADKVAVLDGGLPQWKAENRPLETGTAKRDATTFNVAFDAAQVADAARVLGSLTNKTAQVVDARASARFRGDAPEPRPGVRAGHMPGARNVPFGDLIENGRLKTPEAITATFAKAGVDLDKPVITSCGSGVTAAVLALALETAGKPVAGLYDGSWSEWGSREDLPIATGAAD